GAGGACCCAATCACTCTAAGATTTTCTAAATTAAACGAATCAGCAGAGCTGGTGCTATCCTTCATTAAGCTTCGAACAAGTGTTGGAGAAATACCTAGATGTGTAACAGAGTGGTCAGCAGTAATGTTCCAAATCCTATCGGCATTTGGGTAATCAGGCGTTCCTTCGAATAATAGAATGGCTGAACCGTTAATCAATCCACCGAAGATTAGAAATGGACCCATCATCCAGCCCATATCCGTATACCAGAAAAGCGTGTCGCCAGGTTTAACATCCATACAGATCCCAGCGTCAAAAGCTGCCTTAATCGGGAAGCCTGCGTGTGTATGAACGGCTCCTTTAGGCTTTCCAGTGGTACCAGAGGTATAAATAAGCATCAGAGGATCGTCGCCATATGTATCAACTGTTTTGGAAGGGCTTACATTATTGCGCATATCGCTCCACTCTTGATCACGTCCCTGCGTCCAGGGTATCTCTTGACCTGTCCGCCGAATCACGATTACTTTTTCGATAGTCGGCGAGAGAGAAACTGCTCGGTCGCATTCTTTTTTCATATTGACAACTTTACCACGTCTGAAGAATCCGTCAGCGGTTATCAAAAATTTTGCCTGTGAAGCATCAATTCTAGCGGCAACCGCTTCTGCGCCATACCCAGAAAATACCGGTGAAAAAATAGCCCCAATTTTTGCAATCGCTAGGATGGATATGACTGTTTCAGAGATCATAGGTAAATAAATGGTGACGACATCCCCGCGCTTAATGCCTGTTGCTAAAAGACCAGCTGCAGTCCGTTCAACTTCATTCATCAGTTCCTCAAAGGTAAATGTCTGTTCACTCCCATCATCACCTACCCAAATTACCGCTTTATTTCCTTTTGTTTGCTCATTCTTTGCCCATTTCTCTACTGAATTTGTATAAATATTCATTTTTCCGCCAGTAAACCACCTAGGGTATTTAACTCCGTTTGTGAGATCAAGTGTTGTTTGATAGGGGGTATCCCAAAGTATTCCAAGCTCTTTAACCGCTTCATCCCAGAACCAGGAAGTGTCAACAATTGATCTTTGGAAAAATGCATCGTAATTCGTCAAACCAGCTTTGTTCATCCATTGATATAATCTTGTTTGTTGAATGTAATCTTCTTTTGGAAACCATACTGCTTCATTGGCGCACATGAGTAACCTCCTTATATTTTCTGAAAATTCTTTTCGTTCTGATAATTACATTATATAATAGATGGAAATGTAATGGTAATAAAAGCGATGTGGAAAAACCTAATAAAGGAGCTTTAATGAATAAATATATTCTATTTCTGGACTTGTTATTTTATCTCGCATTGCCGCTGCTTATCTGGAATTATGGAAGAGTATATATGGGTGATTATACGGCCATTCTTGTATCTTCTTCTGTTGGAATCCTCTATAGTATTTACCGTTTTTATACGATGAAAAAAGTAAGCTTTACTGGGATGTATATTTTGATTTCGTTGCTTATTAAAATTTTTATCGAGTTTTTTGCGGGATCAGCACTGCAGCTTCTCTGGAATCATATTTATTATGATTTCGTAACGGCGTTATTTTTTTTAGTAACAATAGTTATTAAAAAACCTGCCTCTTTATATCTCACACTTGATATTGTTGAGTTACAAGGGAATGATCGGGCCCTGATGAAAGATTTATTTTATAGAGGAAGAATCTTTAGCGTCTTTAACGTAATTACCCTCGTTTTTTGCTTTCGAGAATTAGTCCTAGCTGTTACAAGAATCATCCTAGTCGGCCGGTTCGGAGTAGACGCCTATGATGAAGGAATTATTTATCAACAAGTCATCAGTTGGATTTTTACGATTATTGCGGGGGTGGGGTTTATTTATGTTTATAAACTTC
The Peribacillus sp. FSL H8-0477 genome window above contains:
- a CDS encoding AMP-binding protein — encoded protein: MCANEAVWFPKEDYIQQTRLYQWMNKAGLTNYDAFFQRSIVDTSWFWDEAVKELGILWDTPYQTTLDLTNGVKYPRWFTGGKMNIYTNSVEKWAKNEQTKGNKAVIWVGDDGSEQTFTFEELMNEVERTAAGLLATGIKRGDVVTIYLPMISETVISILAIAKIGAIFSPVFSGYGAEAVAARIDASQAKFLITADGFFRRGKVVNMKKECDRAVSLSPTIEKVIVIRRTGQEIPWTQGRDQEWSDMRNNVSPSKTVDTYGDDPLMLIYTSGTTGKPKGAVHTHAGFPIKAAFDAGICMDVKPGDTLFWYTDMGWMMGPFLIFGGLINGSAILLFEGTPDYPNADRIWNITADHSVTHLGISPTLVRSLMKDSTSSADSFNLENLRVIGSSGEPWNLEPWMWLFETIGKKRIPIVNYSGGTEISGGILGNVLVKPISPITFNSPLPGMDAHVYNEQAESVISQVGELVIGKPWVGMTNGFWNENERYEETYWSRWPDTWVHGDWAIMDEQGFWTITGRSDDILNVAGKRLGPSELESILAAHEDVLESATIGVPDPVKGETAVCFVVLQHNLLLTPELKQELLKQIERQLGKALLPSMIYQVSELPKTKNGKILRRVIKAAFLQKDTGDLTSIDNPTALHQIKTLHPAVKE
- a CDS encoding VC0807 family protein, whose translation is MNKYILFLDLLFYLALPLLIWNYGRVYMGDYTAILVSSSVGILYSIYRFYTMKKVSFTGMYILISLLIKIFIEFFAGSALQLLWNHIYYDFVTALFFLVTIVIKKPASLYLTLDIVELQGNDRALMKDLFYRGRIFSVFNVITLVFCFRELVLAVTRIILVGRFGVDAYDEGIIYQQVISWIFTIIAGVGFIYVYKLLGPETRENPK